The Solanum pennellii chromosome 4, SPENNV200 genomic interval ctttttagcatcttgattttttatttaagagaTTAATTCGAAAATTTGCTATGCCatttaagtaaattattaatttcaaccTTTTTGTTTGTATGGGGTAAAAATGAACTATACGCATGGTCGAATTAGGAGAGGATACGTGGAATAAGTAATACCATGTCGTTTTTTTTTccctaattaattttatgtaatattatagaaagttattaaatatttgtaataaTTAAAAGATCACTCCTTTACCTTcgtataattaattttgtaattctGATTCagtaaaaatgtaaaataaaatctatatgattattcatgaaattaactcttaatttttttaaaattaatattgttgatTATTTTGTGCTAAATTACGTGAATATTGAGTAAGCAATGACTTTAGTCTTCAGCCGACTTTGCTCTTGCATGACGCATTATATTGGCTTTATCTtactagaatatatatatatatatataacgtaaatatcaaaaaaaagttgagttttaaTTCTCCTATTACTTtccttattatataattttcttccaAAGCTTATTATAGCACCAAGTCCAACTCGAGCCGAGCTTGAGGAAACTTAGAATATGAGAAAATAGTTGATTTATTTGGGAAAAAACTTATTCGCACGGGGTGTTTACACCAAGTCAATGTAATTATCACgtgatttaatgaaataaatgaactataaatttaaacatattGTATGCATATATTGACTTGGCTTAAACACCTGGTGAGAATAAGTTTTACCTGATTTATTGTTATTCTTCGTTAGATGTTTCATGTCGAAAAGtctcatattaaaaataaagtgcTATTAATAAAgacaatttcatattcataaaaaCTCGAACCTGAGAGGAGAAATGAATACTTATAACTCTAAACTCTAATGAACACAATATTATTAAATTGACACAATTATGGTTAGGTGACTAGCTAGCAATATTTCCTTGCATTcatattctattatttttttggctATATATAACGATTAGTTGACTTAACAATAACCAATTAGTGATAAGTGGTACTCTAGAAGTTTCtgttaattaatatatatgtgtGGAATTTTAGATGTTTCCACGTTGCCAGGTTCTTAGTACCTAAAATATGGGGTCAAATATGGATCCTCTTTAGGAAATTCAACTGTTGAATAGTACATGTACAGCTGCCGGTCAactaccaattttttttttatcgaagataaattaaaattcgAATTCACATTAACAAGGTAATCAATAAAGTTATGGTTAACCATACTTTGTTCATGCGTAAATTATGTAGTTAATTAGTACTAGTACAAGTTCTTGTATCATTTAAGATAGGACGTtgttttaaatgaatttaaatataattaaatatttaatatatattatatttttacggtatataaataaatttttattcacACGTACATAACATGTTGTATCCGTTCCTTGaatacataaattaatgagtttttatttaattttattatttatgctTAAAATTTCACGTAAAATATTTGTGATTTTCAAGGGATGATTTTACGAAGCAATGTaggagtatattttattttcaacatgtttcaattcaaaatattaaagtaaaaatttcTTGAGAACTTATTTCGACCTAGTAGTTAgatgtcttttctctttttccttttcctgGGTTATTACTAAAATTAGAGTTAGGCATATAAATATAGATACAAATGAGTTTAGGTGTACTCCTTAACAAGATAATAGAGATGCATGCAATCATGATATGTCAATCACTTAATCGAATCGATCTATAGTAGTATAAGCATAATTTAGGTGTGATAAATTGACAGGTCAAaaataaatgacatatttatttgtttatactaacgttttctttttttttaaaaaaaggctAATTGACATTCATATTATCGATGATTTTAGAAATAACTATGTGAGATTTGAGAATATAAGCCAAAACCCAAAATATAAGTTAAGCTTTCAGAAATCAAGAActcattaaaaatataacaagcaaaaaatccatttttattggataattttatatttatctattttaaattttcatttatccAACTCATATTTATTGGATCgacctaaataattaattatttaaaacaaaaatttttttttgtcaccCCTACCATAATCTAgcatatttcatttaaatttcaaattacgAAATCTAATATAGTCTATTTTATGACCAATAAAAGATTTAACTGTTAGAATCGAATctacacacacacttgatgaatgaagaacacaagaactttcaagagaaagagacgAGAGATCTAGAGacagaaagagagaaaccaatatttcgtggtaacacctcgtgagtaaacttccacggcggtggggtatatattaattattcagaGTATTTtaggttacagagaataaatggagaataaatagtacagCCTAAAATTTGACAgtatatcaaatattaatcaggctccacaacctaacattAACTGATCGTTTGTAAGGAagataagataaataaaatctatttcatattaaaaaaagaaattttactAAGCATTTGATCATCAGAcataatctaaatattttttttcttagaaatCTCTTATGTGTCCCTTATTCCTCATACCAAACGAGGCAACGACCCAAGATTTTCCAAGAATTTTTTTAGTAGtattacttttatcatttttataaatgTAAGAAGGGAATATATAATACTATCTAAAGTGAAAACTCTTAATATCCAGATTCATTGAACACTATGTTTAACAAGTAGCCTGTAGCCACATCATGGGATGCATCACTAAAAATTGAACAGGCATGTCAAGTGGAGAATGACCACCTTTTTATTCGTCCTTTGACTACAACTATTCATTGTTATTTTGGTAAAATAGAATAGTATATCAAAGAGTTTGAATGCCATTCAAATTACGGTAACTTTGAAGAAAGTGAGTCATATAGTTTAAAAATCATTGTGTATATTAATAGTACTAAAATGTATTCTTTTTGCCTATATTTTGATCACTTGTTAATTTACTGGAAAATACCATGTCTTTTCCTTTAAAGCCATCTTTAGATATAGTAAGAAATGGTCCTAGCAAATGTACCTAGTAATTGTGAGTCACACTTATGTCACCCTTGCTGTGATTCAATTATTAATAATCTAATAATAGTACTCCATTAGATAAGACTAATGACTATGAAATTAGTATTTTCGTATGGTGTTCGAGTTAATTTGTgcgtattttaaattttactaagCATTTGCTGGCTACTATTTTATATCGGATagatatcaaataattttatgcATCATGATcgaataacaacaacatatatcCCGTGTGGGGTCATGGGCAAGGGCGAAGCCAACATATACTATTAGGGGGTTTATTTGAAACTCCTCCAgtataaaatattactatttttgtatatatttaaaattaatttttatgtatatacatTAAATGTCAAACCACATTAAGTTAATTTACGTGtttacttcttcatattttgaattctaGCTCTGTTTCTGATTATGAAAAGACTAACATGTACACAAATCTTACCAATATCTAATGTTGTTTCCGAAAATCCTCGGCCCCACTAAAAAtcgaacaaataaaaaaagtaaaagaaatcgactagtaatatttttacctttattgaaatttcattaaaaaaaataatctaccTAATAAGTTTTATATGGTGAAATAGCTATGTCTATCTAAAGTCCATTCaccaaatatttttataataaaatgtgcaaATTGGTAAAGATGCATGCATTTATATATGGGTGAATTAGCAGTAGCCGACTCTTGAAACCAATTCAAGTCACAGTCACCCTTGGCAACTTTAGTCTTCAATTgccttacacacacacacacgggCTGCTCTAGAAAGGCAATTTTGTCATCTTTTCCCATAAGTTATTGCCAAATGGACCAACTCAATAGCTTTTaaacttataaaattaaaataacccTATGCTTCATAATTTGGTTGGAGATAGGTGAGGAAATTATTAAAAGAGGGAAAAATTAGTTCCCCTCTATTCAATTTTCTTCCCCTATTTTAGTCAACTAAgcaataaaggagaaaaaaataaactttcccattgcatctttttttttttttacatctaCACTTTGTCACTTGTTAGTATGAAACAAACTTGCAAGAAACTATAGATAAATACCAATTATGTCaagtaaaaaaatcataaaaaagacGGAAAAGGTTCAATTATAGTCTCGTTTCActtattatatttcaatttgACACATTTACCgaaaaaaatcacattatttatcatttcatctttttttaattaatgtatagtagtattaaatcttgaaaaattaaTAGAAGAGTAAGTAATTTATATGAAGGGTAAAACttggagaaaaataattatttctccaTGATATGTTAAAAgtgttcaataaaaaatatacccTCCTTTTTATAAAGAATGGTCTAATTTGACTTGATATAGAGTTTATGAAAACAAAGAAGATTTTTGATCATGTGGTTctaattaaagttatgtcaaatatacaaaattatcttttaatcttgtaaccttaaacatgtcataagaaaagttattataaaaaaaagatgttattctttttaaaacgcgaggaataaatatttaattttttaaataattaattagtaaaagTAAAGGAGGAAATTTCATTACTAAATGTGTAATAACCCACAATGGGgagaaaatgattttattaattttaaatataatatcttttttgttaaaaaatattttatctatcaGCATGAAATATCTCaatgtaaatttaaatttaatcgaaaCATAGACGGACGAATGAAATACTCAAAAATTATAAGAGGACTTGGATTAAGAAACGCGTGAAGCGTGTTTCTTTCGTGTGTACGTTTTGAGTTTTGACACAGTCTATAGTCTTACTAGTCTTTCAGTCTTAGCTCActcaaaaaaaagaataaaaaaaaaatctctgtTTCTTAGGTTCCTTCCTCTCCAAGccccacaaaaaaaattaagtcatTTAAACTTCACTTCTACTTGCCacttacttttattattttttttccaacgtGCTCCACTCCCTTtaatttccttctttatttttcaattcaatTACTTGGTTAACCATCTTACTCTTCTTTCCCACGCAACTTCCTTATTTCTCCTCCTTTATATATCCCACAAACTCTTCTTCCACTCTCATTCACATAATACtcgtaatatttttttaacactCTCTCGATAACTCTTACGAATAGTTCAATTAAATTGATATCGAAATGGCACTTGAAGCTTTGAATTCTCCAACTGGTACTTCAAATCCGCAAACGTTTCAATTTGAGAGCAAAGGCCAGCAGCAGCTTCGGTACCTTGAGAATTGGACTAAAGGGAAGAGATCTAAGAGGTCACGGAGTATGGATCGTCAGCCGACTGAAGAGGAATATTTGGCGCTTTGTTTGATCATGCTTGCACGGAGCGATGCCTCTGTTAATCACGTACGATCTCTACCACCGCCGGTGCCAGCGATGAAAATTCACGAGACGTCGGAGAAGATGTTGTATAAGTGTTCGGTTTGTGGTAAGGGATTTGGATCTTATCAAGCTTTAGGAGGACATAAAGCTAGTCACCGGAAACTCATCGCCGGCGGAGATGATCAGTCGACTACCTCTACTACTACTAACGCTACCGGAACTACAAGCTCCGGTAACGGTAACGGTAGTGGAACTGGAAGGACTCACGAGTGTTCGATTTGCCACAAGTGTTTTCCGACTGGGCAAGCTTTGGGAGGACACAAACGGTGTCACTACGACGGTGGTAACAGTAACGGTAACGGAAATGCTAACGCTAACAGTAGCATTAGCGCTAGCGTCGGAGTTACGTCGTCGGAGGGCGTGGGGTCGACAATCAGCCACCGTGATTTTGACTTGAACATTCCGGCGTTGCCGGAATTCTGGCCTGGATTTGGTTCCGGCGAAGATGAGGTGGAGAGTCCACATCCGGCGAAGAAATCTCGGCTATCTCTACctccaaaatttgaattattccaACATTAATGTGACTTTAATTGCTAGGATTTACGAAATTTGTAGAcaaattatatgtaattttttcttttcattgtgGGTGggatcaaaattttaaattatatatgtatataggacCTAGCTAGCTATAGTGAAAATTCAAttgattgatttatttttcttggaaTTACTTTGTTCACTTTCACTTTGGTTTTCtctaataaaaacatataagtTTTAGCTAATCACACTTCAATAATAATCTCTTGATTAATTCAGATTCATGTGgcgtaaaaaataatttctattaaaaactttttaaatatgaaattctaAATAATAGATAACTAAAATCATCTTCTGTACTACATTCTTTCGATGcgtatgattattttaaattttatttttacaacttggatttgaatttttttatcaacaACGAAAGAATATTGTGGAGTAAAAAAGTGATGGCGGTGAGAATATTTCAAACTTCCAATTGTGTAGAGTCTATAAGTTAGTTGTTCACGCGTTTCGGTTCCATGTGCTTTCTAGGACTAGTTTTGTCACCCACTCAAAATGGATTGCACAAACTACTAATGATTTTACTTTTCCAAATTGGAATATGGAATATTTTTTGACCAAAAATTATATGGTGACTTTCCAGAAAATGAGATTTAGTTTGCAACATTATAaagttttatcttttataaaagagttaaaaaaaataaaaagtacaaTAAAGTACGAAACTAGAATTAATCATTtgattgtttaaatattttttcttgaattatgtggtCCATATAAACCATACCCACTAATTTTGTTTTATCCGTTCAAATCAATTTTTACTATTAGTTCCACGTAATAATTGTTATCTCTTATCAATTATAAATATCAAACAATATTGTTTatctaaacaaatataaaaccTTATAATTCTTAACTCAGGCTACAGTTAGACTTCATACTAATTAAGCTTTTGCACATTCAAAGTAagttgaaagaaataatttcatttaaaaccAAAGTTGAATGATGCGTTGATTGTAATGCTCGGATCAACTTTCAcgcaatttaattaatttcaaatacTATTTATCCTCTCTCACTTATAATAGATATCAGATAACTCTATCCATTTAAAAGTAACCTTAATTTTTTCGATCTCGTGATTCTCAAGCTAGGCAAAATTCTTGAGTGCATGCCTAATAAAAGTAGGTAATGAAAAGGGGAAGGTAACACTTACGCACCAGTACTACTGCTAATTAAGTacattttaatatgattattgaTTAGCTTTTAAAATAGTACTGAATTAGCAACAAGAACATGTGACAGGTGTTGAGAGGGaaagaatgaaataataataattagtgtAATGAATAATATAGGGTCATGGATAAGCACAAGCACGTTGTATGTGGTGGTGTATATATGATTAGGATTTAGGATGACAAATATGCTGCCGACCTTTGCTTTTAAACAAATACCTAATTAACTATTAATTACTTAGTTtaaaaattggtaaaaaaaCAAGCTTGGATATGATCCCTACACAGTTTTTTTTTTCGCGTTCTATATTCTTTGATATTCGATATTCATTTTAGAATTCAATTAATCTCTCGGGTATGTTCAAAGATGTAAAAACTAGTTTTACTAAGATTTTGTTTAAATAagatcaaaaaattttaaataagaatATCTAGTAGACTATGagattattctttttgtttcatattaattaatcagCTTTCTTTTTATAcgcatattaaaaaattataagaaaaaaaataattttattaattaatctcTTAAAACTTTTTAAGATATTTACAAAGAGATATAAATCGtattattttatcttgtttCGAATAGGGTTTGTATATGATTTCTTCTATTAATAAATCCACAACTTGCTCAATAAATACACTAAACTCTTGATTGATTTTAAGACTAACTTTACAACTGCCACCAACTTTATCCAAAAACTCTCGTCATTCCTACAATTGGCACTTGGCACAAacatctcaatgttttcaacgattaaaatatcatatagacaaataaaatttaatatgcataaattatagaaaaaatgtACGAGTAATCTCTCAATCTATAcctaaaatttaaaagacacatttatactatattaaggttctattacctccgaatttatttataagtaattttctatccttttTTGACCTACATGatactagcttgaaaaaaaaatcaaccagcattggatccacaagatagtgccatgtAAGCCAAAAAGGggcagaaaattattaataaaataagttcaagaaaGTAATAGAACATTGATATAGTATAAGTGATTAAGGGGATACTTGTacattattcctaaattatatatttatataaatattaaaaacttaaaattcattaaaCTTCAAATGATAGATTCGCTTTTACTAGAATAAACAATACTTCCTCTTAATGAGAAGCTCATACAATCAAATAACTGTTGTATAACTTAAATATTACGATActttaaaatcacaaattcaaatctaattaaatataccaaaagacgaCATATAGTGAATAATCAAACTGTAATTTCGTGAGAGTACATTTTAAAAACGTGGAATATTAGTACTTGCGTGATAAAGGGTAAATATACTATTTGCTTTTAGATTAAAACAAAGAACTCTATTTCCTTAtgctaaaataatataaaaaataggtACATTTTTCTCACGTTTAACATTGTCAACGTGATAcatgaatttttgagaaaatatccCCCAAATCCACGTTACATTTTAATCGTCTTAAAATTATGCAGATAATTATTCCAACTCACATGGACATGCTTAATAGAGTATATAACAATAGGAAAAATCTCATTCGAGACAAATTCTGATCAAATTTTTTggctaaaaatattttttcatatattgatattctgatcaaattttctgaccaaaaagattttttcatattataatagGAAAATCTCATTCTAgccaaattatttttctccatatattaacatttttagGTATTTTTCCAATTAATTAGATATATTAATACACACTTAAAGGTTCAAAGCTCCCAAAAGTTTGATCAATAGCTGTGACAGTACTGACTTTAATATGGTGTGAACAAGTTGTCCTAATTGCTTGGagtttttaattaatgttgACATTGTTTGAGCTACAATTAACTATATTTAATGATAGTTCCATGtattaaaattgaacaagttaCATGTATGATCAGTTCATGGTCAGCAGACTAAAATGTGAAAACTCCAGTGGAATTTaagggtaattaataaatatgtgtTGACCAAGAAATTAGAGGAGTTCAAATGTACAATTTTGTCTATGTGAGTTACATTGCCAAAACTTTATTTGGAGGGTTGTTACCTAATgtatgatattatattattttgataaatgtaATGTTTGACTATATTGAGTCATTCTCGATTGTTATACTATGTGACACattattaaattgattaataaacTAGGTTTGTAATAGAGCTATTAAGAAAAGATAATATACAAgataaaataagattattatattataaacaaaaacaaaataataaaataacaacataatcaCACCAGATCAATAGATACATACAAT includes:
- the LOC107016037 gene encoding zinc finger protein ZAT10 — encoded protein: MALEALNSPTGTSNPQTFQFESKGQQQLRYLENWTKGKRSKRSRSMDRQPTEEEYLALCLIMLARSDASVNHVRSLPPPVPAMKIHETSEKMLYKCSVCGKGFGSYQALGGHKASHRKLIAGGDDQSTTSTTTNATGTTSSGNGNGSGTGRTHECSICHKCFPTGQALGGHKRCHYDGGNSNGNGNANANSSISASVGVTSSEGVGSTISHRDFDLNIPALPEFWPGFGSGEDEVESPHPAKKSRLSLPPKFELFQH